The segment GTCGATGCTGTACAGCACCACCCGGGTGAACAGGGTGTCGTGCCAGGAGAGCATCAGTTCACCGAGCACCCCGCGATTCACCGTAATGGTCGCTTGCACGCGATAGTCGGCCGGCAGGGTCACCCGGCCGCGCAAGGCCGCCATCTCGGTGCCGGAGCAACTGCTCGCCCGGGTCTTGCCGGTCAGGCAGCTGCCGGTGATGGTGCCGTCCTCGAGCACGCGCCACTGGCCCCGCTCGATTTTCCACAGGGAGGCGAAGTTGTCGGGACGAGAATCGGAGTAGCTGGCGCAACCGGCCAGCAAAGCGCCGGCCGCGATGGCCAGCAAAGCAGTCATTCGAGTCTTCATCGCACCAGTCTACCCTGCCTCGCCGGATCAATCATCCCAACTAAAAACAATAACGGCACAAACCAAAAAACATATTTCGACGCTGTGCACCATGACCCGCCGTTGCATGCCGCGCAAGCCGGAATGAGCGACACGCCACAATTCACGGGTACGGGACATTGCGCCGGCGCGCCCGGGCTGCCAGACTCGGGCGCACGCTATCCCCCGCACAGAAATACGCAACATGAAGCGACGTATCGGCGCCGGCACCTATCTGCTGGCCATGTCTTCCGCGACCCTGGTCTGGTCTTTGGCCATCCACGTGGCCTGCACCGGTCTCGCCGCAACGGGCCGGATCGGCGACTCAACGCTCACCACGCTCGTTTCCCTGTCGGGCACGCTGTTCGGCGTGGTGTTCTTCGCGCTATCGGCCGGACGGCTGCGCGATCTGAATTTTCCCGGATGGGCGGTCAAGGTACTGTCTTTTCCGCTGATCGCCGTGATCATCCTGCCCTTGCTGTGCTTCTTGTCCGGTTCTCGTTGGGATCACGAGTACGGCGAGGCGCCGCAGCCCTCGGGCCCCCTGAAAACCGGCCTCGCCTTCATGCTGTTCCTGGTCGCGATTTTTGCCGCCAACTCGGCCGTGCTGAGCTATTACCACACCCGCTATCAGTTGCGACACGCGCCTTATCCCGCGACGGAGCGGACAATGCGCGAAGGCTGACGCCCGGGGTACGCGGCCGCCCGGCACGCGGCATCGGTGAGCGCCGGCCATGTCGCGGGCCATCCCGGACTGTGCGCGCGCTGCGACAGTAATCTGCACGGGAAGGGAGAGACGCGGACGCACTGCTGAACGCCGCGGCGGCGGCGCTTCACGCCGGGTCGAACCACGCTCCGGGAGGCCGGCCCAGGTATTTTTTGAACATGGCGATGAAAGCGCTGACGCTCTGGTAGCCCATATCGAGCGCCACGACGGTGACCGCAGCGCCGGCCGCCAGCCGCTCCATGGCGAGCAGCAGCCGCGCTTGCTGGCGCCATTGCCCGACGCTCCATCCCGTTTCCGCGGCGAACCGCCGCGTCAGGGTCCTGCGCGTCATGCCAAGCCGGCGGGCCCAGTCATCCAGTCCGGTATCGTCGTCCGGGCGGCGCAGAAGCTCCGCCGCCAGTCCGGCAAGACGCGGATCGGCCGGCATCGGCAGATTCAGGGGCTGGTCCGGCTCCCGGCCCAGCGCGTCGGCCAACACCAGCGCATAGCACTCCGGCACGGAGTCGAAACGGCGCAACGTGTCGAGCAGCGCCGTCAGCAGCGGCGTGCGGCGGATCACCCTCAGGCGATCCGGCCAATACCGCCGGCTCCAGGCTTCGTCGACGTACAGGTTCAGCCCCTCGGTTCGGGCATGGAACACCGCCCCGTGCGTCACCCCGGGAGGGATCCAGCCCAGGCACCCGGGAGGCATGACCCAGCGCCGGCCGTCCGCGACCGCGCTGACAAGCCCGGCACGCACGGCGAACAACTGCCCCTGCGGATGGGTGTGCGGCATCGCTTCATGCGACGCATCGTGATGCAGATCGCGGATCGCCAGCAGTGTCATGACAGGATTGGCCCGATTGCACTATCGAATATCATTTTAGCGCAAGCGGGTCATTTTGCCGTGGAGGATACTGCGAACTTCCCTTGTGACATCAGGAGTCGCATGATGCAAGCCCAATCGCTCCCCACCCCCCGGGATCTTGACCGGCTGTCCGCTTTGCTTCACCAGCAGGGCCAATGGCTGCGCGGGAGGCAGCCCGGCCGGGCCATGGCCGACCGGTCCGCCATGGCCCGCTGTTTCGATACCGCCGCGGAACAGGCATCGCAGGCGCTGCGCGCCGCGCTGACGGCGTGGTGGCCGGACATTCCCTTCGCGCGCACCGAGTCCGACCCACGGCGCCCCCCAGGGAGTCGGCACGGCATCTTCTGGCTGTGCGACCCGATCGACGGCGCCGTCCAGTACCTGTGCGGTCTTCCGATGTGGACCTGCGCGCTGACGCTGGTCGTGGACGGTGCGCCGCGCGTGGCCATCATCGCCGATCCGACCGGCGGGCATCTGTACCGGGCTTTCGCCGGCCATGGCGCGGAATGCGGCGGCGAGCGCCTGACATGCGGAACGGGCCGGGACCCGAGCCTCGCCACCCTGGGAACAAGTTTCCCGAATCACCCGAAACGACCGCAAACCGATACCGACCGGTTTCTGTCGCACCTCGGGCGCGTCATTCCCCATGTCTTCGCCCAGCGCTGGATCGGCTCGGCCACCCTGTCCCTGGCGCTTGTCGCCCGTGGTGTGCTGGACGGCTACTGGGAAGTGGGAGGCGACGAGTCCGACTGGCTGCCGGGCAGCCTGATCGCCCGGGAGGCCGGCGCCCTCGTCACGCCGCTGACCGCCGGCACCGGCATCCTGGCGGCCGATCCCGCCCTTCACGCGCAGCTGGCGCATACGCTGCGGGGGAGCGAACCCGAAAACCCGCGAAGCGCATAAAGCCGGAACGGACACGACCGCGCCGGAAATCGCGTCATCCGGCGCCGTTTTCAACCCGCGCCAGGAGCCAGTCGAACAGGGTTTGCGCCACAGCGGCGAGCGGCACGTCGGCAAGACGCACCAGGTAGTAGGCAAAGGGCGTCTCGAGCGCGGGCAGATCGGCGGTCACCAGCCGCCCGGCGGCGAGCTCCCGGCTCACCATGGCGCGCTTGGCCAGAGCGAAGCCGCGGCCGGCCAGCGCGGCCTCGATCACGGCGTTCGACTCGGAAAACACGATCCCTCTGGAGCAATCGATATCCCGCGCTCCGACGGCTTCGCACCACAGCCGCCAATCGTCGCGCTTCTCATCGTGAAGCAGCCGGTCGGCGACAATGTCGCCGATCGACAGAACGTGACGCGACGATGCCAGATCAGGGTGGCAGACGGGAATCAGGTCGTCGGCGATCAGCCGCGTCGACACCAGTCCCTCATACTCCCCGAGCCCGTGCCGGATGGCGAAGTCGACGGGCTCGCGGGCCAGATCGACAAGACGGTTCGTGGTGATGACGTGAACATCGAGATCGGGGCGCGCGCTCAGGAAATCCTGCAGGCGGGGCGTCAGCCACTGCACGCCGAACGTCGGAGTACAGCTGACCCGGATGGTCCGGCGTTCCTCGGTCAGCCGCCGCGTGGCGCGCTCGATGAGCGTCAGCGCCTCCTGGCAGGCCGCGAAGTAATCCCGCCCGTCCGCCGTCAGGGACAAGCCGCGCGGCCGGCGCTCGAACAAGGTCCGGCCCAATGCGTCCTCGAGTTTGCGCACTTGCTGGGACACGGCGCCGGATGTCACATGCAGTTCATGCGCGGCGTGCTTGACACTCAGATGGCGCGCCACGGCTTCGAAAAAGCGGATGGCGACGAGCGAAGGCAGTTGCATAGCGTTTAGCCCGACTAAATCGCGATTAAAAACAAATCGTTTGCGCTTCCCGCCTGCCGGCAAGAAACTTCAATCATCCATTCAACATGATTAAACAGGAAAGCGGAGGCCTGCGCCATGCATCCAGCCAGTCTTGCCCGACTGATCGCGCTCGCCGCGCTGTGGGGCGGCAGTTTTCTTTTCATGCGTATCGCGGCTCCGGCGCTCGATGCCGTGCCGACGGCCTTCGGCCGGGTTCTACTTGGCGCGCTGGGGCTGCTCGGCCTTGCCGCGATCATGCGCATTCCATTGCGTTTTCAAGGCAAATTCCCCGCCGCACTCGCCCTTGGCGTGATCAATTCGGGCATTCCCTTTCTGATGTACGCTTTCGCCGCCAAGGTTCTGCCGGCCGGTTACAGCGCCATCCTGAATGCGACAACACCGCTG is part of the Paludibacterium paludis genome and harbors:
- a CDS encoding DUF805 domain-containing protein; translation: MKRRIGAGTYLLAMSSATLVWSLAIHVACTGLAATGRIGDSTLTTLVSLSGTLFGVVFFALSAGRLRDLNFPGWAVKVLSFPLIAVIILPLLCFLSGSRWDHEYGEAPQPSGPLKTGLAFMLFLVAIFAANSAVLSYYHTRYQLRHAPYPATERTMREG
- a CDS encoding AraC family transcriptional regulator, yielding MTLLAIRDLHHDASHEAMPHTHPQGQLFAVRAGLVSAVADGRRWVMPPGCLGWIPPGVTHGAVFHARTEGLNLYVDEAWSRRYWPDRLRVIRRTPLLTALLDTLRRFDSVPECYALVLADALGREPDQPLNLPMPADPRLAGLAAELLRRPDDDTGLDDWARRLGMTRRTLTRRFAAETGWSVGQWRQQARLLLAMERLAAGAAVTVVALDMGYQSVSAFIAMFKKYLGRPPGAWFDPA
- a CDS encoding inositol monophosphatase family protein → MMQAQSLPTPRDLDRLSALLHQQGQWLRGRQPGRAMADRSAMARCFDTAAEQASQALRAALTAWWPDIPFARTESDPRRPPGSRHGIFWLCDPIDGAVQYLCGLPMWTCALTLVVDGAPRVAIIADPTGGHLYRAFAGHGAECGGERLTCGTGRDPSLATLGTSFPNHPKRPQTDTDRFLSHLGRVIPHVFAQRWIGSATLSLALVARGVLDGYWEVGGDESDWLPGSLIAREAGALVTPLTAGTGILAADPALHAQLAHTLRGSEPENPRSA
- the gcvA gene encoding transcriptional regulator GcvA, with the translated sequence MQLPSLVAIRFFEAVARHLSVKHAAHELHVTSGAVSQQVRKLEDALGRTLFERRPRGLSLTADGRDYFAACQEALTLIERATRRLTEERRTIRVSCTPTFGVQWLTPRLQDFLSARPDLDVHVITTNRLVDLAREPVDFAIRHGLGEYEGLVSTRLIADDLIPVCHPDLASSRHVLSIGDIVADRLLHDEKRDDWRLWCEAVGARDIDCSRGIVFSESNAVIEAALAGRGFALAKRAMVSRELAAGRLVTADLPALETPFAYYLVRLADVPLAAVAQTLFDWLLARVENGAG